The following are encoded together in the Mustela nigripes isolate SB6536 chromosome 11, MUSNIG.SB6536, whole genome shotgun sequence genome:
- the SLC12A9 gene encoding solute carrier family 12 member 9 isoform X1: MASENSPLLAYRLLGDEGVAFSANGAGGPGGASARKLSTFLGVVVPTVLSMFSIVVFLRIGFVVGHAGLLQALAMLLVAYFILALTVLSVCAIATNGAVRGGGAYFMISRTLGPEVGGSIGLMFYLANVCGCAVSLLGLVEAVLDVFGADSTKPSGLQVLPQGYGWSLLYGSLLLGLVGGVCTLGAGLYARASFLTFLLVSGSLASVLVSFVAVGPRSIPLTPRPGPNGSSLPPQVGHFTGFNSSTLKANLGAGYAKDYTTGAMMTFASVFAVLFNGCTGIMAGANMSGELKDPSRAIPLGTIVAVAYTFFIYTLLFFLSGFTCDRTLLQEDYGFFRAISLWPPLVLVGIYATSLSASMSSLIGASRILHALAQDDLFGVILAPAKVVSRTGNPWGAVLYSWGLVQLVLLAGKLNTLAAVVTVFYLVAYAAVDLSCLSLEWASAPNFRPTFSLFSWHTCLLGVASCLLMMFLISPGAAGGSLLLMGLLSALLTARGGPSSWGYVSQALLFHQVRKYLLRLDVRKDHVKFWRPQLLLLVGNPRGALPLLRLANQLKKGGLYVLGHVTLGDLDCLPSDPVQPQYGAWLSLVDRAQVKAFVDLTLSPSVRQGAQHLLRISGLGGMKPNTLVLGFYDDAAPQDHFLTDPAFSEAADGTLEGGSPALSTLFPPPRAPGSPRALSPQDYVATVADALKMNKNVVLARACGALPPERLSRGSGGTSPPHHVDVWPLNLLRPRGGPGYVDVCGLFLLQMATILGMVPAWHSARLRIFLCLGPREAPGAAEGRLRALLSQLRIRAEVQEVVWGEGAGSGEPEEEEEEGDFVNGRRGDAEAEALACSANALVRAQQGRSRGGGPGGPEGGDGEGGPATALTFLYLPRPPADPARYPRYLALLETLTRDLGPTLLIHGVTPVTCTDL, from the exons ATGGCCAGCGAGAACTCTCCTCTGCTGGCCTACCGGCTCCTGGGAGATGAGGGGGTTGCCTTCTCTGCCAATGGGGCCGGGGGTCCTGGAGGGGCATCTGCCCGGAAGCTCTCCACCTTCCTTGGTGTGGTGGTGCCCACGGTCCTGTCCATGTTCAGTATAGTTGTTTTTTTGAGGATTG GGTTCGTGGTGGGCCATGCTGGGCTGCTACAGGCTTTGGCCATGCTCCTGGTCGCCTACTTCATCCTGGCGCTCACCGTCCTCTCTGTCTGTGCCATCGCCACCAACGGAGCTGTGCGGGGGGGCGGCGCCTACT TCATGATCAGCCGGACCCTGGGGCCTGAGGTTGGGGGCAGCATCGGCCTCATGTTCTACCTGGCTAACGTCTGTGGCTGTGCCGTCTCCCTGCTGGGGCTGGTGGAGGCCGTGCTCGATGTCTTCGGGGCTG ACTCCACGAAGCCCAGTGGGCTTCAGGTCTTGCCCCAGGGCTATGGCTGGAGCCTGCTCTATGGTTCCCTGCTGCTGGGCCTTGTGGGTGGGGTCTGTACCCTGGGGGCGGGTCTCTATGCCCGCGCCTCCTTTCTCACATTCCTGCTGGTGTCTGGATCCTTGGCCTCGGTGCTGGTCAGCTTTGTGGCTGTGGGGCCCAGGAGCATCCCCCTGACCCCTCGGCCCGGCCCCAATGGCTCCTCCCTGCCGCCCCAGGTCGGCCACTTCACTGGCTTCAACAGCAGCACCCTGAAGGCCAACTTGGGTG CTGGCTACGCCAAGGACTACACCACGGGGGCCATGATGACCTTCGCCAGCGTCTTTGCtgtcctttttaatggctgcacgGGCATCATGGCCGGAGCCAACATGTCAG gggAGCTGAAGGACCCCAGCCGGGCCATTCCTCTGGGCACCATTGTCGCTGTCGCCTACACCTTCTTCATCTAcactctgcttttcttcctctccggCTTCACCTGTGACAg gaccCTGCTGCAGGAGGACTACGGGTTCTTTCGTGCCATCAGCCTGTGGCCCCCACTGGTGCTGGTCGGTATCTACGCCACGTCGCTCTCAGCCTCCATGAGCTCGCTCATCGGGGCCTCCCGCATCCTCCACGCTCTGGCTCAGGATGACCTCTTTG GAGTGATCTTGGCGCCGGCCAAGGTTGTGTCCCGAACGGGGAACCCCTGGGGGGCTGTGCTCTATTCTTGGGGCCTAGTGCAG CTGGTGCTCTTGGCTGGGAAGCTGAATACACTGGCTGCTGTGGTCACTGTCTTCTACTTGGTGGCCTACGCTGCAGTGGATCTGTCCTGCCTGAGCTTGGAGTGGGCCTCGGCCCCCAACTTCCG ccccaccttcaGCCTGTTCTCCTGGCACACCTGCTTGCTGGGCGTGGCCTCCTGCCTGCTCATGATGTTCCTCATCAGCCCCGGGGCCGCCGgaggctccctgcttctcatgGGGCTGCTTTCTGCCCTGCTCACAGCTCGGGGCGGCCCCAGCAGCTGGGGCTACGTCAGCCAGGCCTTGCTTTTCCACCAG GTGCGGAAGTACCTGCTCCGGCTGGACGTCCGGAAGGATCACGTGAAGTTCTGGCGGCCCCAGCTGCTGCTCCTGGTGGGGAACCCCCGGGGCGCCCTGCCTCTGCTGCGGCTGGCCAACCAGCTCAAGAAGGGGGGCCTCTATGTCCTGGGCCACGTCACCCTGGGAGACCTTG ACTGCCTGCCCTCTGACCCTGTGCAGCCCCAGTACGGGGCATGGCTGAGCCTGGTGGACAGAGCCCAAGTGAAGGCCTTTGTGGACCTCACCCTCTCGCCCTCCGTGCGCCAGGGGGCTCAGCATCTGCTTCGGATCTCTGGCCTTG gTGGCATGAAGCCCAACACGTTGGTCCTGGGTTTCTACGATGATGCTGCACCCCAGGACCACTTCCTGACCGACCCGGCTTTCTCTGAGGCTGCTGATGGCACCCTGGAGGGCGGGTCCCCAGCCCTGAGCACCCTGTTTCCTCCACCCCGGGCTCCCGGGAGCCCCCGGGCTCTGAGTCCCCAGGACTACGTGGCCACGGTGGCAGACGCCCTCAAGATGAACAAGAATGTGGTCCTGGCCCGGGCCTGCGGGGCGCTGCCCCCCGAGCGGCTGAGCCGGGGGTCGGGGGGCACCTCGCCGCCGCATCACGTGGACGTGTGGCCCCTCAACCTGCTGCGGCCCCGGGGGGGGCCAGGCTACGTGGACGTGTGTGGCCTTTTCTTGCTGCAGATGGCGACCATCTTGGGCATGGTGCCTGCTTGGCATAGCGCCCGACTCCGGATCTTCTTGTGCCTGGGGCCCCGAGAGGCCCCCGGGGCGGCGGAGGGGCGGCTCCGGGCACTGCTGAGCCAGCTGAGGATCAGGGCCGAAGTGCAGGAGGTGGTGTGGGGTGAGGGGGCTGGGTCTGGGgagcctgaggaggaggaggaggagggggattTTGTGAACGGCAGGCGGGGGGACGCCGAGGCAGAGGCCCTGGCTTGCAGTGCCAACGCCCTGGTTCGGGCCCAGCAGGGGCGCAGCCGGGGAGGAGGGCCCGGGGGCCCCGAGGGTGGGGATGGCGAGGGTGGGCCTGCCACGGCCCTCACTTTCCTGTACCTGCCTCGGCCGCCGGCCGATCCTGCCCGCTACCCTCGCTACCTGGCGCTGCTGGAGACTCTGACCCGAGATCTGGGCCCCACGCTGCTCATTCATGGCGTCACCCCCGTCACTTGCACTGATCTCTGA
- the TRIP6 gene encoding thyroid receptor-interacting protein 6 — MSGPTWLPPRQLEPARTSQGRALPRGAPGPSPAHGAALQPHPRVNFCPLPSEQCYQAPGGPDDRGLAWVGCHGAPQRSQGLPPDRGALRPGSLDAEIDSLTSMLAELDGGRGHVPRRPDRQAYEPPQAHAYRTGSGSLKPNGGGVPIPLQELSASPYGGPTPASYATASTPAGPAFPVQVKVAQPVRGCGPPRRGASQASGALPGPHFPLPGRGEVWGAGYRSHREPGPGVKEEATGGGRGGGYGPQVPLSQPPEEELERLTKKLVHDMNHPPTGEYFGRCGGCGEDVVGDGAGVVALDRVFHVGCFVCSTCRAQLRGQHFYAVERRAYCESCYVATLEKCSTCSQPILDRILRAMGKAYHPSCFTCVVCHRGLDGIPFTVDATSQIHCIEDFHRKFAPRCSVCGGAIMPEPGQEETVRIVALDRSFHIGCYKCEECGLLLSSEGECQGCYPLDGHILCKACSAWRIQELSATVTTDC; from the exons ATGTCGGGGCCCACCTGGCTGCCCCCAAGGCAGCTGGAGCCTGCAAGAACCTCTCAGGGGAGAGCACTCCCCCGAGGCGCCCCGGGGCCGTCGCCCGCCCATGGAGCAG CACTTCAGCCCCACCCCAGGGTCAATTTTTGCCCCCTCCCATCTGAGCAGTGTTACCAGGCCCCCGGGGGACCGGATGATCGGGGGCTCGCCTGGGTGGGGTGCCATGGAGCACCCCAGCGCTCACAG GGGCTCCCCCCGGATAGGGGGGCCTTGCGTCCAGGGAGTCTGGATGCCGAGATAGATTCGCTGACCAGCATGCTGGCTGAGCTGGATGGAGGTCGTGGTCATGTTCCACGACGGCCAGACCGGCAg GCTTATGAGCCTCCTCAGGCCCATGCCTACCGCACGGGCTCAGGCTCCCTGAAGCCGAATGGAGGGGGTGTTCCTATTCCTCTCCAAGAGCTCTCAGCATCTCCCTACGGGGGCCCCACTCCGGCCTCCTATGCCACAGCCAGCACCCCCGCTGGCCCTGCCTTCCCTGTGCAAGTGAAGGTGGCACAACCAGTGAGAGGCTGTGGCCCTCCCAGGCGGGGGGCCTCTCAGGCCTCTGGGGCCCTCCCGGGCCCCCACTTTCCTCTCCCAGGCCGAGGTGAAGTCTGGGGGGCTGGCTATAGGAGCCACCGGGAGCCAGGGCCGGGGGTTAAAGAGGAGGctacaggaggaggaagaggaggcgggTACGGGCCCCAG GTCCCCCTGAGCCAGCCTCCTGAGGAGGAGCTCGAGAGGCTGACCAAGAAGCTGGTGCACGACATGAACCACCCTCCCACTGGGGAGTACTTCG GGCGCTGTGGCGGCTGTGGAGAAGATGTGGTTGGGGACGGGGCTGGCGTTGTGGCCCTGGACCGCGTCTTTCACGTTGGCTGCTTCGTGTGCTCCACGTGCCGGGCCCAGCTTCGGGGCCAGCATTTCTATGCTGTGGAGAGGAGGGCATACTGTGAGAGCTGTTACGTG GCCACCCTGGAGAAGTGCTCCACGTGCTCCCAACCCATCTTGGACCGGATCCTGCGGGCTATGGGGAAGGCCTACCATCCCAGCTGCTTCACCTGTGTGGTGTGCCACCGTGGCCTCGATGGCATCCCTTTCACCGTGGATGCCACCAGCCAGATCCATTGCATCGAGGACTTCCACAG GAAGTTTGCCCCGCGATGCTCGGTGTGTGGTGGGGCCATCATGCCGGAGCCAGGTCAGGAGGAGACCGTACGAATCGTTGCTCTGGATCGCAGTTTTCACATTGGCTGTTACAAGTGCGAG GAGTGTGGGCTGCTGCTGTCCTCCGAGGGCGAGTGTCAGGGCTGCTACCCATTGGACGGGCACATCTTGTGCAAGGCGTGCAGTGCCTGGCGCATCCAGGAGCTCTCGGCCACTGTCACCACTGACTGCTGA
- the SLC12A9 gene encoding solute carrier family 12 member 9 isoform X2: MASENSPLLAYRLLGDEGVAFSANGAGGPGGASARKLSTFLGVVVPTVLSMFSIVVFLRIGFVVGHAGLLQALAMLLVAYFILALTVLSVCAIATNGAVRGGGAYFMISRTLGPEVGGSIGLMFYLANVCGCAVSLLGLVEAVLDVFGAAGYAKDYTTGAMMTFASVFAVLFNGCTGIMAGANMSGELKDPSRAIPLGTIVAVAYTFFIYTLLFFLSGFTCDRTLLQEDYGFFRAISLWPPLVLVGIYATSLSASMSSLIGASRILHALAQDDLFGVILAPAKVVSRTGNPWGAVLYSWGLVQLVLLAGKLNTLAAVVTVFYLVAYAAVDLSCLSLEWASAPNFRPTFSLFSWHTCLLGVASCLLMMFLISPGAAGGSLLLMGLLSALLTARGGPSSWGYVSQALLFHQVRKYLLRLDVRKDHVKFWRPQLLLLVGNPRGALPLLRLANQLKKGGLYVLGHVTLGDLDCLPSDPVQPQYGAWLSLVDRAQVKAFVDLTLSPSVRQGAQHLLRISGLGGMKPNTLVLGFYDDAAPQDHFLTDPAFSEAADGTLEGGSPALSTLFPPPRAPGSPRALSPQDYVATVADALKMNKNVVLARACGALPPERLSRGSGGTSPPHHVDVWPLNLLRPRGGPGYVDVCGLFLLQMATILGMVPAWHSARLRIFLCLGPREAPGAAEGRLRALLSQLRIRAEVQEVVWGEGAGSGEPEEEEEEGDFVNGRRGDAEAEALACSANALVRAQQGRSRGGGPGGPEGGDGEGGPATALTFLYLPRPPADPARYPRYLALLETLTRDLGPTLLIHGVTPVTCTDL; the protein is encoded by the exons ATGGCCAGCGAGAACTCTCCTCTGCTGGCCTACCGGCTCCTGGGAGATGAGGGGGTTGCCTTCTCTGCCAATGGGGCCGGGGGTCCTGGAGGGGCATCTGCCCGGAAGCTCTCCACCTTCCTTGGTGTGGTGGTGCCCACGGTCCTGTCCATGTTCAGTATAGTTGTTTTTTTGAGGATTG GGTTCGTGGTGGGCCATGCTGGGCTGCTACAGGCTTTGGCCATGCTCCTGGTCGCCTACTTCATCCTGGCGCTCACCGTCCTCTCTGTCTGTGCCATCGCCACCAACGGAGCTGTGCGGGGGGGCGGCGCCTACT TCATGATCAGCCGGACCCTGGGGCCTGAGGTTGGGGGCAGCATCGGCCTCATGTTCTACCTGGCTAACGTCTGTGGCTGTGCCGTCTCCCTGCTGGGGCTGGTGGAGGCCGTGCTCGATGTCTTCGGGGCTG CTGGCTACGCCAAGGACTACACCACGGGGGCCATGATGACCTTCGCCAGCGTCTTTGCtgtcctttttaatggctgcacgGGCATCATGGCCGGAGCCAACATGTCAG gggAGCTGAAGGACCCCAGCCGGGCCATTCCTCTGGGCACCATTGTCGCTGTCGCCTACACCTTCTTCATCTAcactctgcttttcttcctctccggCTTCACCTGTGACAg gaccCTGCTGCAGGAGGACTACGGGTTCTTTCGTGCCATCAGCCTGTGGCCCCCACTGGTGCTGGTCGGTATCTACGCCACGTCGCTCTCAGCCTCCATGAGCTCGCTCATCGGGGCCTCCCGCATCCTCCACGCTCTGGCTCAGGATGACCTCTTTG GAGTGATCTTGGCGCCGGCCAAGGTTGTGTCCCGAACGGGGAACCCCTGGGGGGCTGTGCTCTATTCTTGGGGCCTAGTGCAG CTGGTGCTCTTGGCTGGGAAGCTGAATACACTGGCTGCTGTGGTCACTGTCTTCTACTTGGTGGCCTACGCTGCAGTGGATCTGTCCTGCCTGAGCTTGGAGTGGGCCTCGGCCCCCAACTTCCG ccccaccttcaGCCTGTTCTCCTGGCACACCTGCTTGCTGGGCGTGGCCTCCTGCCTGCTCATGATGTTCCTCATCAGCCCCGGGGCCGCCGgaggctccctgcttctcatgGGGCTGCTTTCTGCCCTGCTCACAGCTCGGGGCGGCCCCAGCAGCTGGGGCTACGTCAGCCAGGCCTTGCTTTTCCACCAG GTGCGGAAGTACCTGCTCCGGCTGGACGTCCGGAAGGATCACGTGAAGTTCTGGCGGCCCCAGCTGCTGCTCCTGGTGGGGAACCCCCGGGGCGCCCTGCCTCTGCTGCGGCTGGCCAACCAGCTCAAGAAGGGGGGCCTCTATGTCCTGGGCCACGTCACCCTGGGAGACCTTG ACTGCCTGCCCTCTGACCCTGTGCAGCCCCAGTACGGGGCATGGCTGAGCCTGGTGGACAGAGCCCAAGTGAAGGCCTTTGTGGACCTCACCCTCTCGCCCTCCGTGCGCCAGGGGGCTCAGCATCTGCTTCGGATCTCTGGCCTTG gTGGCATGAAGCCCAACACGTTGGTCCTGGGTTTCTACGATGATGCTGCACCCCAGGACCACTTCCTGACCGACCCGGCTTTCTCTGAGGCTGCTGATGGCACCCTGGAGGGCGGGTCCCCAGCCCTGAGCACCCTGTTTCCTCCACCCCGGGCTCCCGGGAGCCCCCGGGCTCTGAGTCCCCAGGACTACGTGGCCACGGTGGCAGACGCCCTCAAGATGAACAAGAATGTGGTCCTGGCCCGGGCCTGCGGGGCGCTGCCCCCCGAGCGGCTGAGCCGGGGGTCGGGGGGCACCTCGCCGCCGCATCACGTGGACGTGTGGCCCCTCAACCTGCTGCGGCCCCGGGGGGGGCCAGGCTACGTGGACGTGTGTGGCCTTTTCTTGCTGCAGATGGCGACCATCTTGGGCATGGTGCCTGCTTGGCATAGCGCCCGACTCCGGATCTTCTTGTGCCTGGGGCCCCGAGAGGCCCCCGGGGCGGCGGAGGGGCGGCTCCGGGCACTGCTGAGCCAGCTGAGGATCAGGGCCGAAGTGCAGGAGGTGGTGTGGGGTGAGGGGGCTGGGTCTGGGgagcctgaggaggaggaggaggagggggattTTGTGAACGGCAGGCGGGGGGACGCCGAGGCAGAGGCCCTGGCTTGCAGTGCCAACGCCCTGGTTCGGGCCCAGCAGGGGCGCAGCCGGGGAGGAGGGCCCGGGGGCCCCGAGGGTGGGGATGGCGAGGGTGGGCCTGCCACGGCCCTCACTTTCCTGTACCTGCCTCGGCCGCCGGCCGATCCTGCCCGCTACCCTCGCTACCTGGCGCTGCTGGAGACTCTGACCCGAGATCTGGGCCCCACGCTGCTCATTCATGGCGTCACCCCCGTCACTTGCACTGATCTCTGA
- the SRRT gene encoding LOW QUALITY PROTEIN: serrate RNA effector molecule homolog (The sequence of the model RefSeq protein was modified relative to this genomic sequence to represent the inferred CDS: deleted 1 base in 1 codon): protein MGDSDDEYDRRRRDKFRRERSDYDRSRERDERRRGDDWNDREWDRGRERRSRGEYRDYDRSRRERFSPPRHELSPPQKRMRRDWDEHSSDPYHSGYEMPYAGGGGGPTYGPPQPWGHPDVHIMQHHVLPIQARLGSIAEIDLGVPPPVMKTFKEFLLSLDDSVDETEAVKRYNDYKLDFRRQQMQDFFLAHKDEEWFRSKYHPDEVGKRRQEARGALQNRLRVFLSLMESGWFDNLLLDIDKADAIVKMLDAAVIKMEGGTENDLRILEQEQEEEQAGKPGEPSKKEEGRAGPGLGDGERKANEKDDKKEDGKQAENDSSNDDKTKKSEGDGDKEEKKDDSEKDAKKSSKKRNRKHSGDDSFDEGSVSESESESESGQAEEEKEEAEEALKEKEKPKEEEREKPKDTPGLECKPRPLHKTCSLFMRNIAPNISRAEIISLCKRYPGFMRVALSEPQPERRFFRRGWVTFDRSVNIKEICWNLQNIRLRECELSPGVNRDLTRRVRNINGITQHKQIVRNDIKLAAKLIHTLDDRTQLWASEPGTPPLPTSLPSQNPILKNITDYLIEEVSAEEEELLGSSGGAPPEEPPKEGNPAEINVERDEKLIKVLDKLLLYLRIVHSLDYYNTCEYPNEDEMPNRCGIIHVRGPMPPNRISHGEVLEWQKTFEEKLTPLLSVRESLSEEEAQKMGRKDPEQEVEKFVTSNTQELGKDKWLCPLSGKKFKGPEFVRKHIFNKHAEKIEEVKKEVAFFNNFLTDAKRPALPEIKPAQPPGPAQSLTPGLPYPHQTPQGLMPYGQPRPPILGYGAGAVRPAVPTGGPPYPHAPYGAGRGNYDAFRGQGGYPGKPRNRMVRGDPRAIVEYRDLDAPDDVDFF from the exons ATGGGTGACAGCGATGACGAGTATGACCGAAGGCGCAGGGACAAGTTCAGAAGAGAGCGCAGCGACTATGACCGTTCCCGGGAGAGAGATGAAAGACGTCGAGGGGACGATTGGAATGACCG AGAGTGGGACCGTGGCCGGGAGCGGCGCAGTCGGGGTGAATATCGGGATTATGACCGCAGTCGGCGAGAGCGCTTCTCTCCTCCCCGCCACGAGCTCAGCCCCCCGCAGAAGCGCATGAGGCGAGACTG GGATGAGCACAGCTCTGACCCATACCACAGTGGCTATGAGATGCCCTAtgct ggggggggtgggggccctACCTACGGCCCCCCTCAGCCCTGGGGCCACCCAGACGTCCACATCATGCAGCACCACGTTCTGCCTATCCAGGCCAG GCTGGGCAGCATCGCAGAGATTGACCTGGGTGTGCCACCACCGGTGATGAAGACCTTCAAGGAGTTTCTCCTGTCATTGGATGACTCTGTGGATGAGACCGAGGCTGTGAAGCGTTACAATGACTATAAGTTGGATTTCCGAAGGCAGCAGatgcaggatttctttttggcTCATAAAGATGAGGAGTG GTTTCGGTCTAAGTACCACCCAGATGAGGTGGGGAAGCGTCGGCAGGAGGCCCGGGGGGCCCTGCAGAACCGACTGAGGGTGTTCCTGTCCCTCATGGAGAGTGGCTGGTTTGATAATCTTCTCCTGGACATAGACAAAGCTGATGCCATTGTCAAGATGCTGGATGCAG CGGTGATTAAGATGGAAGGAGGGACCGAGAATGATCTGCGCAtcctggagcaggagcaggaggaggagcaggcaggAAAGCCTGGGGAGCCCAGCAAGAAAGAAGAAGGTCGGGCCGGGCCGGGCCTGGGGGACGGAGAGCGCAAGGCCAATGAGAAGGACGACAAGAAAGAAGACGGCAAACAG GCTGAGAACGACAGTTCTAACGATGACAAAACTAAGAAATCTGAGGGTGATGGggacaaggaagagaagaaagacgACTCTGAGAAAGATGCCAAAAAG AGTAGCAAGAAGCGGAACAGGAAGCACAGTGGTGACGACAGCTTTGACGAAGGCAGTGTGTCCGAGTCAGAGTCGGAGTCGGAGAGTGGCCAagctgaggaagagaaggaggaggctg AAGAGGCActcaaggaaaaggagaagcccaaagaagaagaaagggagaagcctAAGGACACTCCTGGGCTGGAATGTAAACCTCGGCCCCTCCATAAGACTTGCTCCCTCTTCATGCGCAACATTGCACCCAACATCTCGCGGGCAGAGATCATTTCT CTTTGTAAAAGATACCCAGGCTTTATGCGTGTGGCGCTGTCAGAGCCCCAGCCGGAGAGGAG GTTTTTCCGTCGTGGCTGGGTGACCTTTGACCGCAGCGTTAACATCAAAGAGATCTGTTGGAACCTGCAGAATATCCGA CTCCGGGAGTGTGAGCTGAGCCCTGGTGTGAACAGAGACCTGACTCGCCGAGTCCGCAACATCAACGGCATTACCCAGCACAAGCAGATAGTGCGCAACGACATCAAGCTGGCCGCCAAGCTGATACATACGCTGGATGACAGGACCCAGCTCTGGGCCTCGGAGCCCGGGACACCTCCTCTGCCAACA agtCTGCCCTCCCAGAACCCAATCTTGAAGAACATCACTGACTATCTGATTGAGGAAGTGAgtgcagaggaggaggagctgctGGGGAGCAGTGGGGGGGCTCCCCCTGAGGAGCCCCCTAAGGAAGGGAACCCGGCAGAGATCAACGTGGAGCGGGATGAAAAACTGATCAAG GTTTTGGACAAACTCCTTCTCTATTTGCGCATTGTGCATTCCCTGGATTATTATAACACTTGCGAGTACCCCAATGAGGATGAGATGCCCAACCGCTGTGGCATCATCCATGTTCGGGGGCCCATGCCTCCCAACCGCATCAGTCACGGAGAAG TGCTAGAGTGGCAGAAGACATTTGAGGAGAAGCTGACTCCACTGCTGAGTGTGCGGGAATCTCTTTCTGAGGAAGAGGCTCAGAAGATGGGGCGCAAAGACCCCGAGCAGGAAGTGGAGAAGTTTGTCACCTCTAACACCCAGGAACTGGGCAAGGATAAGTGGCTATGCCCTCTCAGTGGCAAGAAATTCAAG GGCCCTGAGTTTGTACGCAAACATATCTTCAACAAGCATGCAGAGAAGATTGAGGAAGTGAAGAAGGAGGTTGCATTTTTTAACAACTTTCTCACTGATGCCAAGCGCCCGGCTCTGCCGGAGATCAAGCCGGCTCAGCCACCTGGCCCTGCCCAGA GCCTGACGCCGGGACTCCCCTACCCACACCAGACTCCCCAGGGCCTGATGCCCTATGGTCAGCCCCGGCCCCCCATCTTGGGCTATGGAG CTGGTGCTGTCCGCCCTGCGGTCCCCACGGGAGGGCCTCCATACCCTCACGCCCCCTATGGTGCTGGCCGAGGGAACTATGATGCCTTCCGAGGCCAAGGAGGTTATCCCGGAAAGCCTCGGAACAG GATGGTCCGAGGAGACCCACGGGCCATTGTGGAATACCGTGACCTGGACGCTCCAGATGATGTGGACTTCTTCTGA
- the UFSP1 gene encoding inactive Ufm1-specific protease 1: protein MGDKPPGFRGSRSWIGCVEASLCLDHFGGPQGRLCHVPRGAGLQGELERLYSHFAGGGGPVMVGGDADARSKALLGVCLGPGTEAYVLVLDPHFWGVPKNPSDLQAAGWVRWKEVGTAFDSNSFYNLCLTSCNSQKQQHALD from the coding sequence ATGGGTGACAAGCCCCCCGGGTTCCGGGGCTCCCGGAGCTGGATTGGTTGTGTAGAAGCCAGCCTCTGCCTCGACCACTTCGGAGGGCCCCAGGGACGCCTGTGTCACGTACCCCGTGGAGCAGGGCTTCAGGGGGAACTAGAGAGGCTTTACTCCCACTtcgctgggggcggggggcctgTAATGGTTGGGGGAGATGCAGATGCCCGGTCCAAGGCCTTACTGGGAGTCTGCCTGGGTCCAGGCACAGAAGCCTATGTTCTGGTATTGGACCCTCACTTCTGGGGTGTTCCGAAAAATCCCAGTGACCTACAAGCAGCTGGGTGGGTACGATGGAAAGAGGTAGGCACAGCCTTTGACAGCAACTCCTTCTACAACCTGTGTTTGACCAGCTGCAACTCCCAGAAGCAGCAGCACGCCCTGGACTGA